The Mesoterricola silvestris sequence CGATGAGCTCGGCGCCTTCGGGCAGCAGGGGGCGCACGGCCTCCGCCGAGGCGGTTTCCGCCAGCACCGCCACCACCTCCACCCTCCCGGCCCGGCCCCAGGCCAGGAGGTCCTCCACCAGGATCCGGCCCTCGGCCACGAAACAGGCCCCCCGGGGGTGGTTGCGCTGCCCGGCGAAGCGCAGGTCTTGGAAGAGGGGCCAGGGGTCGGGAAGCGTCATGGCTTCATCATCACGGCTTTCCGGGGCGGACGGAAGCCGGGGGCTGTGTGAACCGGGCCCACCGGTCCAGAATCATTCCATGACCGACGCCCCGCCCCCGAGAACCCGCAGGATCCGCTACAAGGGCACCCACCCCCGGCGGTTCGAGGAGAAGTACAAGGAACTGGACCCCGGCGCCCACGCCGGGGAACTGCGCAAGGTCATGGACCGCGGCCAGACGCCGGCGGGGACCCACCGGCCCATCTGCGTGGCCGAGATCCTGGCCTGCCTGGATCCGCGGCCCGGGGAGGTGGGGCTGGACGCCACCCTGGGCTACGGCGGCCACGCCCGGGAGCTCCTGGCCCGCATCCGGCCCGGGGGCCGCCTTTTCGGCCTGGACGTGGACCCGCTGGAGCTGCCGCGCACCGAGGCCCGCCTGCGGGCCCTGGGCTTCGGGGAGGACCTGCTCGTCGTCAAGCGCATGAACTTCGCGGGCCTCCCCGCGCTCCTGCCGGAAACCGGCGGCGGGCTGGATTTCATCCTGGCCGACCTGGGCGTCTCCAGCATGCAGATCGACAATCCCGCCCGGGGCTTCACCTACAAGAGCGAGGGCCCCCTGGACCTGCGCCTCAACCCCAACCGGGGCCGGTCCGCCGCGGCCCTGCTGAAGGCCCTTTCCCGGGAGGAACTGGCGGCGCTGCTGGTGGAGAACTCCGACGAGCCCCACGCCGAGGCCATCGCCGGGGCCCTCCACGGCCAGGACGTGGCCACCACCGTGCACCTGGCGCGGCTGGTGCGGGGCGTCCTCTCCGAGGACGAGGCGCGCGCGAGCCTGCAGCGCACCTTCCAGGCCCTGCGCATCGCCGTCAACGACGAGCTGAAGGTGCTGGACCAGTTCCTCTCCCACCTGCCCGCGGCGCTCCGGCCCGGGGGCCGCGTGGCCATCCTCACCTTCCATTCGGGGGAGGACCGCCGGGTGAAGAAGGCCTTCCTGGAGGGGTGGCGGGAGGGGATCTACCGGGACATCGCGCGGGAGCCCGTCCGGCCCTCGTCCCAGGAGCGCCACGACAACCCGCGGTCCTCGTCGGCAAAGCTGAGGTGGGCGGTACGGGCGTAGGGAGTACCATGGTCGGGCATCCCTGGAGTCCCCATGCCCCGCGGTTTCCTTCCTGCCCTGATTTTCGCGCTCCCCCTCGCCGCCCAGGCCGACATCGACCGCGCGGTGGAGGGCGCCCGCGCCGCCTTCAACGTGCCCGGCATGGCCGTGGCGGTGGTGCAGGACGGCAAGGTGGTCCTGGCCAAGGGCTACGGCGTGCGCAGGCTGGGGGCCCCGGCGCCCGTGACGCCCGGGACCCTCTTCGCCATCGCCTCCAACACGAAGATCTTCACGGCCTCGGCCCTGGCCATGCTCGTGGACGAAGGGAAGCTTTCCTGGGACGACCGGGTCGTGGACCGCCTCCCGGGCTTCCAGATGAGCGATCCCTACGTCACCCGCGAGATGCGCATCGGGGACCTGCTCTGCCACCGCAGCGGGCTGGGGCTGGGGGCCGGGGACCTCATGTTCTTCCCCCCCACCGACCTCACGGCGGAGGAGATCGTCCACCGCCTGCGCTTCGTGCCGCTGGCCACGAGCTTCCGCAGCGCCTACGCCTACGACAACATCCTCTACACCGTGGCCGGCGAGGTGATCCGGGCGGTGTCCGGCAGGCCCTGGGCCGAGTTCATCCGGGAGCGCTTCTTCGGGCCCCTGGGCATGGCTTCGAGCCGCACCAGCATCCGGGACGTGCGCCCCGGCGAGGACGTGGCCTCGGCCCACGCCATGGAGGGGGACCGGCTCGTGCCGGTGGCCCACGAGGTCATGGACAACAGCGCCCCCGCCGGGGCCATCGTGGCGTCCGCCGAGGACATGACGCGGTGGGTGCGGGCGCTGCTGGCCAAGGGGGACCTGGGGGGCGGCAAGCGCCTGTTCACCGAGAAGCGGGCCCGGGAGCTGTGGACGCCCCTGACCCTCATTCCCCACCCCGAGCCGCCCCCGGCGCTGGCGGAGTCCCGGTCCGACTTCCTGGCCTACGCCATGGGCGAGGACGTGCGCACGTACCGGGGCCACCTGGTGGTGTCCCACACCGGGGGCCTCCAGGGCATGGTGACGGAGGTGACCATGGTGCCCGGGCGGAACCTCGGGATCATCGTCTTCACCAACCAGGAGGAGGGTGCCGCCTTCCGGGCCGTGACGAACACGGTGCTGGACCACTACCTGGGGGCCCCGGCCAAGGACTGGGTGGGGGCCTACCGGGAGGTGCGGGCCGCCCAGAAGGCCAAGGCCCGGGACGCGGTGGCCGGCGCCGCGGGGGCCCGCAACGCCGCGTCGAGGCCTTCGCTGCCCCTGGAGGGCTACGCGGGCCGGTACCGGGATCCCTGGTACGGCGACGTCCTGGTGGAGGCCGCCGGCGGGAAGCTGTCCATTCGGTTCACCCACACCCCGGCCCTCGCCGGAACCCTGGAGCACTGGCAGTACGACACCTTCGTGGCGCGGTGGAAGGACCGGACCCTGGACGCCGACGCCTACGTGACCTTCTCCCTGGGCCCGGACGGGAAGGTGGCCCGGGTGGCCATGAAGGCCGTCTCGCCTTCCACGGATTTCAGCTACGACTTTCACGATCTCGCACTGGCCCCCGTGGCGCCGGGAGCACCGGAGCGCTGGTAGGGGACCGGGGGAAGATTTTCCCGGACCGGATCCGGGGCGGCGCCGCGGCCGGGATTTGTCATAACGAGGCAATCCATCCCCTTCATCCCCTTCATCCGATTTCATCCCCGTTCCAGCAGGGCCAGCGCCGGGATGGGTCGGGACATGAAGATCAACTTCGCGCCGCCCCACCCCGGCTAGGGCCCTGCTGGAACGGGGATGAATAGGATCCAGGGGAAAAGGCAGGATAAAGAATGCCAGGTCCAAGCTGGAGCCGGATCCCAGAGATCAACCCGCCAGGGTTTGCCGACACTCCCTATTCCGGAGCCACCACCCGCTCCCCGGGATCCTCCGGCACGACGAAGGACAGGTCCTCCAGTTCCGTGATGCCGGCGGCGAGCTGCTCCAGGAGCAGGGCGGGGTCGTGGCGGAAGAAACCGGTGCAGGGGCCGTCCAGGGGCTCCCGGCGGGCCTCGGCGTCGGCCATGCGCGCCGCGAGTCCGAACCAGGTGATGAGGTCGGCGGCCACGGCGCCCTGGGCGGCCAGGCCCTGGGCCTCGAACTGGGCCAGGATGAAGTCCCGCTGGCGGTCGAGAATATCGCCCTCCTCCGGGTGGTCCGCGAACCGGCTGAAGAGTTCGGAGGGCTCCATCCCCAGGGCGCTCTGGACGATGGCGAACCACGGCACGGCCTTGCCGTCGTTGTAGAAGGCGTCGCAGGCCCGGGCGACGCGGGCGGCCTGGGCCAGGTCCGCGGCGGGGAAGGCCGGGGAGCCGGTGACGAGGTAGGGGCTCGCGGGCTGGTGCTCCAGGCGGAACGAAGGGGCCGTTTCGAAGAGCCGGGTGCCG is a genomic window containing:
- the rsmH gene encoding 16S rRNA (cytosine(1402)-N(4))-methyltransferase RsmH, whose protein sequence is MTDAPPPRTRRIRYKGTHPRRFEEKYKELDPGAHAGELRKVMDRGQTPAGTHRPICVAEILACLDPRPGEVGLDATLGYGGHARELLARIRPGGRLFGLDVDPLELPRTEARLRALGFGEDLLVVKRMNFAGLPALLPETGGGLDFILADLGVSSMQIDNPARGFTYKSEGPLDLRLNPNRGRSAAALLKALSREELAALLVENSDEPHAEAIAGALHGQDVATTVHLARLVRGVLSEDEARASLQRTFQALRIAVNDELKVLDQFLSHLPAALRPGGRVAILTFHSGEDRRVKKAFLEGWREGIYRDIAREPVRPSSQERHDNPRSSSAKLRWAVRA
- a CDS encoding serine hydrolase — protein: MPRGFLPALIFALPLAAQADIDRAVEGARAAFNVPGMAVAVVQDGKVVLAKGYGVRRLGAPAPVTPGTLFAIASNTKIFTASALAMLVDEGKLSWDDRVVDRLPGFQMSDPYVTREMRIGDLLCHRSGLGLGAGDLMFFPPTDLTAEEIVHRLRFVPLATSFRSAYAYDNILYTVAGEVIRAVSGRPWAEFIRERFFGPLGMASSRTSIRDVRPGEDVASAHAMEGDRLVPVAHEVMDNSAPAGAIVASAEDMTRWVRALLAKGDLGGGKRLFTEKRARELWTPLTLIPHPEPPPALAESRSDFLAYAMGEDVRTYRGHLVVSHTGGLQGMVTEVTMVPGRNLGIIVFTNQEEGAAFRAVTNTVLDHYLGAPAKDWVGAYREVRAAQKAKARDAVAGAAGARNAASRPSLPLEGYAGRYRDPWYGDVLVEAAGGKLSIRFTHTPALAGTLEHWQYDTFVARWKDRTLDADAYVTFSLGPDGKVARVAMKAVSPSTDFSYDFHDLALAPVAPGAPERW